In Heteronotia binoei isolate CCM8104 ecotype False Entrance Well chromosome 5, APGP_CSIRO_Hbin_v1, whole genome shotgun sequence, the DNA window AATATGAGGGCCACTGGTACCCAGAGAAGCCTTTGCAGGGTTCAGGCTATCGTTGTGTGCACCTTGGGGAGATAATAGATCCTATAGTGCAACTGGCAGCCAAGAGAAGTGGATTGACTGTAGAGGATGTGCAGGCCAGTATCCCTGCAGAGTTGACTATGTGGATTGACCCATTTGAAGTTTCCTACCAATTTGGGGAAGAAGGGCCAATCGAGACTGTGTACCTGAAGGACAGTAGGGGTTGCAGCATAGCAGACAAGAGAAGCAGAAGTGGGCTCAACCCTGAAGCCCAGGCGTTTGTCCCCACTAGAAGTCAGAATACCGTTTTGTCCAGCCCTCCACCTCCATCTTCTGGCCAGTCTCTTAGTCCGACCTTTACCGCCGTGACTTTTGCAGCTACCAGGTTTGGCTCCACTAAAGTGAAGAAAAGCCACAGAAAGTTGAGTTGGGGCATTGTTCACCCAGCAAAATAAGAGGTTGGGAAGCAAGAGCTCGCCTAAGTGAGGCAGGCTGCCAGGACACTTATTTGGACAGGCTTTCACTTTTTACCTTTTTCTAAGGCGTCAACGGCCTGGGAGAATGGCGGAGAAAGTGTCACCAGCCCCTCCACCGGGAGTCGTGCAAGAACCCCAGGCTGAGGTCTGCTCTGATGGGACTCATGAGCCAGAAGAAGATGGTTCCCAGACAGCAATCCCTCGTAGGGGCCGACCCAAGAAGGCAAGGGCTCCAACCAAGAACGAgtccaagaagaagaagcaggctGTGAGAGCCTTCAGCAATTACAAAGGTACATACAACCTTGAGATCAAGGGGTGGGACCGGTTTATGATGTTCAAGAAGTTGAATGATGCCCTGGAGTTCCGAGAGGCCCAGGAAAACCTCGCAACAAGAAAGGAGGCCCATGGTGAAGGCGGAGAACCTCAGGATGGACTAGAACAAGTGGGTCTCCGATCCCAAGGCCCACCAAGAAGTATGCAACCACCCCTGTTACGCGACGGGCGTGCCTGGCACCACGGAATTGGCCACCGCATGAATTTCTACCCCGATGAGTGTCCAGCCATCCCTCCCCAGGttcgggagagagggagaggaagaggccgAAGCAGAGTGCTCGACCCCCACTGGCAGATGATGAACGCACCTAGGGTCATGAGAGTAGCCACAGGATGGTATCTCGCCCCCTACAGGTGGGGTCCTGCAGCTTGGAACGAGGTCTCAGACCTAAAGACTGTAGCCGAAATTGCACCAGAGAGAGATGGCCATGAAAGCACCGAGGGCCCGGAAGAAGCAGCTGGCCTGGTCCCAGAACAAGATGTGCACCCGCAGGAGCCTCTTCAGGTGAAAGAAGAGACCCTCCAGGAGGAAGAGAgcccagaaggaagcctggaaGAAAATCTCAGTTGCTGAATTTCGTGTGCAGTCGCAAAGGGGGGACCCTCTGAAGTGACTTTGAAGCGATTTTGATTTATTTGAGTTTTGATGTTTGCAGCCATTCTCTTCCTTTGCTCTGTGTAGAAGATTTGTTCGTCTATGAAGCAAATGTTCGAGtagcccaagaagaagaaggtaggATAATCCCTGGGAAAGTTGAGGGATTATGATGTGTCACAAGCTAGTTTTGGCCTGACACATTGCCTAGTGCCTTGTTTATACTGAAATGCTTAGCAGAAGTAAATAGGCCTAAAAGATTCAAATCCTCTAGGTTCTGTCTATGAGAAGCCTTTAGGGAAAGCGAATAAAGGAAGTGGTATATGTTATGATAGAAAATAGGCTTGCCTTGAGCTTTGTATTGTTTTTTGACTATGCAATCTAATCAGAGTTTTTCTAGATAGGCTTTTCAGATGCCGTTCGCCCCCGAATCTGGTTGTTTGAAGGCCAACCTCTGAGTACCACTTACCGGAAATAGTGGAGCTCACAGGCAGCCCCCTCTGGACCCTTGCCTACCAGCAACGGCTGGGTTCACAGGGTTCATCCCCTCTGAGCTCCACCTACCGGTAACGGTGGAGTGCACAGGGAAGAAGATCCCGTCGTCGCAGCAGAAGAACTGAAGATTCTGTATTTGAAGTATTGTATTGTTTGTAGGATCTAAGTCCTCTGTTGTACCCTACGTAGGCATAGTCTTCATGGTGAGATTCATCTTAGGGTTTTTAGTAGCTTTGTCTTTTGTTCTCCTCTTTTGCATTCGCAAGCTGCGCCAGAGAGAGTTAACAGCTTGGGTTTCTAGCAGTAACTGGTCATAAGTGTTAAATGGGTCTAATAGCTCCCCTAATAGCTCCTCTAGATTACGGTTTCATCATACCAGTCAGCGCAGGGGCTATTGGGACCATATCTTTCTTGATATTTTTCTGCTGTTCTCTGTGGTGCCTGGAGcgtaaaaggaagaaaaagctcAGGCAGAGAGTGATAAACATCAGGGAAATGTTGCCCGCTATAGGCGTGAGTGCATTGATCTTCTAGATGCACGCCCCCCGTGAATTGGAGAATGCAGGCCATGGCCTCGAGCTCCCAAAGGAGTGTGACAATGCACATACCCGACCCCTGCCAGGAACACCGAGCAGCCTCCGCAGGGGCCCTGAAGTTCCAAGCAGCAAACCAGACGTCCCCGTCCGGTACGTCACCTTCGGTGTCGACCTCGACCCTTAATATGCCCCAGAACATGGGTTCCTCTGGCACCCGAAAGGTATTTTCCCCTCTTCCATGAGAAGACCCCGACTCATCCTTTTTCATGGACCGATCAAATATGTGTCAGAAATAGCCAACCTTTCCCAATGCTGGCTTTGCGCCCACACCCATGCGGCAGGGGGAGCACTGGCCTGGGATTCCCTCTGTGGCCCAGAATTGTTCAGTGACAGGAATTCAAAATTACACCTTGCAATTGGGCACTCGAGGCATAATATGGTTACTCACTGGTAATCCACCCACATGGATTAGTGCACATGCCTCTATTTGGCTAACTGGATTGGCATACCTACAGGCCTGCAACACATCCACATATCCTAAAACCCTGGCAATGTTCCAGAACACTGGCACTGTTCCAGAACACTGGCAGGGCAACACCGTGAAGATATCATGGCCCATGAAGTTCTAAATCTAGGGTACCCCATCCAACCGTTGGGGCCAGCAGACTAAAGGACGGGAAAGGTCCTGGGGTACTGGAATTTTAGATGTTTTACGCTCTGTGTTCCCAGGGTGGGGAGTCTATGATTTACAGATCTATACAAGAAACCTGTCCCGAATCTTACAAAAGGCCTTGAGAAACAGCCTCATCTCTGTTCACACTGCAGAAAGAGGTTGATAGCATAGCTAATGTTGTGCTCCAGAACCGAAGAGTGTTGGATCAGTTACTTTCAGAACAAGGCGGGACATGTGCTTATCTGGGAGAGGTATGTTGCTTCTATGTTAATGAATCAGGTAAAATCCTCAGTGGAGTTAAGATCTTACGAGGACTGGTGAAAGAAGCACAAGGAGTAGATACAGCTTTTAACTCAGGAGCTGACTTGTTCAAATGGCTCACCAGCTGGCTCCCTGATTTTGCCTGGCTGAAAGAAGGTTTTATTGCCTTCCTTATATTCATCTTGGTGTGTATTATTGTGTATGGTTGTATTAGGTGTGTGCCCTCGATAGCTTCACGCAAAGCTCAGAATGCCTACCCCATATATAGGACCCCACCCCGCAGAGAAC includes these proteins:
- the LOC132571004 gene encoding protein Tob2-like, translated to MRPEIKAALHFITFHLYNKLPRRRVDQFGEELGQLLQKKYEGHWYPEKPLQGSGYRCVHLGEIIDPIVQLAAKRSGLTVEDVQASIPAELTMWIDPFEVSYQFGEEGPIETVYLKDSRGCSIADKRSRSGLNPEAQAFVPTRSQNTVLSSPPPPSSGQSLSPTFTAVTFAATRFGSTKVKKSHRKLSWGIVHPAK